The Triplophysa dalaica isolate WHDGS20190420 chromosome 18, ASM1584641v1, whole genome shotgun sequence genome includes the window agtgtaattgacatcaaaattcaaagtcttactttaaaatctgttttcacatttgtaatattttggtcagttaataatgttatttatttaaattaattcaataagccgtttcatgtctatccttgaatcacttaactaatcaaggtcgatgtaggatatagaaagtaattagtaatgagtagctaaatactttttggacagagtaatttggacagtaatctaattacactattgaatatgtaatgagtaactagtaattaattactttttcagagtaactcacccaacactgatcatgtagatgttaaaacacagggcataatttaaaccaaataaatatatttatttagtcatttattcCTGTAATAGAATTTGCGAGCATGAACTTTACACCAAATTATTACTGgaaaatagtaacaataacaGATTAACATAACAGAAAACCgatatataacaaaacaatttctcCCTATcctagctttaaaaaaaaagaaagtgacaAAATTATTACTGAAGAACAAAGCTTTTAATACTGCTTTTCcgtttttgttcagtgttatgtttagacacaataatatataaagtataagtaaataaagtgtttaaataataaagtacttttaatcTTTGCTCCTCTTCTTCTTACTGTCTGCAGCTGCGTCTGCGTGCTTGCGCTTGGCGCTGCTGAGTCACATGACAGCGGACTACAAAGCAAAGCAGGGCAGGGCAGGGCGGAACAACGTGTGCAAAACTAGGTGTATGGGAAGTAAATAGTTCttctttattatacaattataaccaacattagtaaataaattaaatctgtAGTAAACGCATAAGTATCGATGTTTTAAAGTTAGGATCGATCCTTTTCGATACAACCTCAGGATCGGAATTATCGATATTTTAGGATCGATCCGCCTCAGGAACTTGTCAAGCATGGCACAGAGAGCAGTATGTGACTCTTATATGAGCTAATCCTGTCACATCTGTATACATATTATGCCATTTGTAGCATCGTGGGTATGTAttgattgtttttaacaaaatctaCAATTGTACATCATTATTTTTGGCGACATTGTTACATTTTGTGAAGTTTATAGTAAGAAGTGTGTTATTTACTATTTACAGTACTATTGTGCTGTGGTAATGTTCTTTAGGGATAGAATTAGTATAATTTGAGTTGATATATCTGTACGTAGTTGTGATTATGCCCATGCATGTTTCAGTTTCACCTTTCCATTGCAATAAACATGTAGAAAGCAGCCAACTGTCTTCAGAGTCTTGATGTTATAGAAGAGTTTACCTGGCTGTCAAGTTATCTACAGAACATATACTGAGGACAGCATAGTATTAAGGGAACACTGAACTTTGATTGGTCAGTGTGACGCACAACATTCCATGCACTGATGCCATACAATGTTATCATATTCACATGAGCTCTCATgaagtgttttctgtgtctACAACAACTGTTATTTCCTGGTGTGGaacaaaaccacatttattttaagaaacaggTGAGTAAAAtgatctacattcattttacacggcCTTATTGATTAAGGGTCTTATTTACTCATGAGAGAATGTCTTTTTTATGTGTCATTATAGCTGCGAATTCATTGGTCATAAAATCATATCATAAGACGCCTGACTGTGGTTTAGTCCCTCATGCACCCAATGTGTTTTCCTtcgtgtgttttgtttaaattctttagcataaaaataattttacattgaTATATACTGAACATAAAGAtgaacaactttttttatttattctcattaaaATCAAAGAATGTCAAGAACAAGCTTAACTGGATTTCCTGTGGGCCGTCTGACTGGTACAGTGGGTATTGCCGGTCTCGTCTCTCTGACTCTCTTGTACTTCTGGACTTCACTTCTGACCAACTGTCCATCTCAACGTCGTCAATTTAAACAACTCTCAGATGGACAACATGAAGAGAAGAACCCACTTGCTGAAGAAACATTGGGTAAACCTGTACTTTTGTTATGGGTCTGGCCTGAAAATTACCGATTTGATCTGAGTGACTGTAAAACCATTTACAATATTGACGGCTGTCACCTGACGGACGATAGAGCTCTCTACAGCAGTTCAGACGCTGTCCTTGTTTTTCACAAGGCTATTCGTTGGTATTGGTACAACCTTCCACCATCTCCTCGTCCCTCGTTCCAAAAGTGGATCTGGCTTCATGTAGAATCGCCAACAAACACGTGGAAAATTCCAGGGATTGAAAACCTCTTTAATCTGACTCTCAGTTATAGAGAGGACGCTGACATTCCTGTGCGGTTGAGACTAACCATCAACAAAACTCCAAATGAGGATTTTAAAATTCCTAAAAAGGACAAACTGGTCTGTTGGATCGTAAGTAATAATGCTCCCAGTACAGGTGTCGGCAGGAGGAACGCTTACTACAATGAACTTAAAAAGCATGtcaatatacatttgtttggaAAAGCGTACGGAACGTTCCTGGATTATAAAAGCTATTATCCCACCATAGCCAGCTGCAAATTTTATCTGTCT containing:
- the LOC130440168 gene encoding 4-galactosyl-N-acetylglucosaminide 3-alpha-L-fucosyltransferase 9-like, yielding MSRTSLTGFPVGRLTGTVGIAGLVSLTLLYFWTSLLTNCPSQRRQFKQLSDGQHEEKNPLAEETLGKPVLLLWVWPENYRFDLSDCKTIYNIDGCHLTDDRALYSSSDAVLVFHKAIRWYWYNLPPSPRPSFQKWIWLHVESPTNTWKIPGIENLFNLTLSYREDADIPVRLRLTINKTPNEDFKIPKKDKLVCWIVSNNAPSTGVGRRNAYYNELKKHVNIHLFGKAYGTFLDYKSYYPTIASCKFYLSFENSIHKDYITEKFNGPLSAGTVPVVLGPPRKNYERFAPGDAFIHVDDFPDAKSLAEYLMQLDRDEDAYRRYFNWRRHFSARPHLIVQNQEFVLAICTACDHVARHKEYQEAHDIYEWFFN